In one window of Streptomyces sp. NBC_01224 DNA:
- a CDS encoding VOC family protein codes for MDITIHTTSLPHDDPDASLAFYRDVLGFEVRSDVGQGRMRWITVGPAGQPGTSILLAPPAADPGITEDERRTITEMMAKGTYGWILLATPDLDATFEKVQAGDTEVVQEPTEQPYGVRDCAFRDPAGNLVRIQELR; via the coding sequence ATGGACATCACTATTCACACGACTTCTCTTCCGCACGACGACCCGGACGCATCGCTCGCCTTCTACCGCGACGTCCTCGGCTTCGAGGTCCGCAGCGATGTCGGGCAGGGCAGGATGCGCTGGATCACGGTCGGCCCGGCCGGTCAGCCGGGCACGTCGATCCTTCTGGCGCCGCCGGCCGCCGATCCCGGCATCACCGAGGACGAGCGCCGCACGATCACCGAGATGATGGCCAAGGGCACCTACGGCTGGATCCTGCTGGCCACCCCGGACCTCGACGCCACGTTCGAGAAGGTGCAGGCCGGTGATACTGAGGTCGTCCAGGAGCCGACCGAGCAGCCGTACGGCGTCCGCGACTGCGCGTTCCGCGACCCTGCGGGCAACCTGGTCCGCATCCAGGAGCTGCGCTGA
- a CDS encoding alpha/beta fold hydrolase encodes MQRLIPTGEAARPVAFAEVRQPVPDPGQALIKVKAFAPNRGETFLLEHPRPELLPGKDIAGPVAQAAADGSGPGIGARVVGHPAQGGWAEYAAVPTHSLVALPDSIDSARAAALPLAGITALWLLRTAGSLAGRRVLLTGASGGVGHYVTELAVGAGAELTAVTATPVRGEGFTGWLRGPSDAPGTVVVVPGLDSAKEEFLDLVSALLAKGLAVFAMDGPGQGVLAATTTFVPDYERVVGRVIDALGAARIGLVGLSLGGYFAARAAALEPRVAAVSTVSGPFRLDWEELPPPVRDIMARRAGGADAAREFARHVDLAALAPRIAAPLLAVDGDQDVIPGVTNGEPLARMVPHGTYLSVPHGDHLLGNARPDWLPHLSDHITHTLTGTPA; translated from the coding sequence ATGCAAAGACTCATTCCCACGGGAGAAGCGGCGCGCCCGGTCGCCTTCGCCGAGGTTCGCCAGCCCGTGCCGGATCCCGGTCAGGCACTGATCAAAGTCAAGGCGTTCGCCCCGAACCGGGGCGAGACATTCCTTCTCGAACATCCCCGGCCGGAGCTGCTGCCCGGCAAGGACATCGCAGGGCCCGTCGCACAGGCGGCAGCCGACGGCTCCGGCCCCGGCATCGGCGCCCGCGTGGTCGGGCACCCGGCGCAGGGCGGCTGGGCCGAGTACGCCGCTGTGCCCACGCACTCGCTCGTGGCGCTCCCGGACAGCATCGACAGCGCACGGGCGGCGGCTCTGCCCCTGGCCGGGATCACTGCCCTGTGGCTGCTGCGTACGGCCGGTTCCCTGGCCGGCCGACGGGTGCTGCTGACCGGCGCGTCAGGTGGCGTCGGCCACTACGTCACCGAGCTTGCCGTTGGGGCCGGAGCTGAGCTGACCGCAGTGACGGCCACGCCGGTGCGCGGCGAGGGGTTCACCGGCTGGCTGCGTGGCCCTTCCGACGCGCCGGGGACCGTGGTCGTCGTCCCCGGCCTGGACTCGGCCAAGGAGGAGTTCCTCGATCTGGTGTCCGCGCTGCTGGCCAAGGGGCTGGCGGTGTTCGCGATGGACGGTCCCGGACAGGGCGTGCTCGCGGCCACCACGACCTTTGTGCCGGACTACGAGCGGGTTGTGGGCCGGGTCATCGACGCCCTCGGCGCCGCACGCATCGGGCTCGTCGGCCTGAGTCTGGGCGGCTATTTCGCGGCCCGGGCCGCGGCGCTCGAGCCGCGCGTGGCGGCCGTCTCCACCGTCAGCGGCCCCTTCCGCCTCGATTGGGAGGAACTACCCCCGCCGGTACGGGACATCATGGCCCGACGCGCCGGAGGAGCTGACGCCGCCCGTGAGTTCGCACGCCACGTGGACCTTGCCGCACTGGCACCCCGCATTGCGGCCCCGCTGCTGGCCGTGGACGGTGACCAGGACGTCATCCCCGGCGTGACGAACGGCGAGCCCCTGGCCCGCATGGTGCCGCACGGCACCTACCTGTCCGTCCCACACGGCGACCACCTCCTTGGTAACGCGCGGCCCGACTGGCTGCCCCACCTCAGCGACCACATCACGCACACCCTGACGGGAACTCCAGCATGA
- a CDS encoding pyridoxamine 5'-phosphate oxidase family protein, whose protein sequence is MTEETLGTLLPVTERTRHRRLREQGSRSRADLDAILDTGFLCHLGVVVDGAPMVVPTVYGADESTVYFHGSVASRSLLAAPNAPVCLTVTHVDGLVLARSVFEHGVNYRSAMIYGIPRAVTDPEEKLYGLRCLTEHASAGQWGYARLPNRKELAATSLLALPLDEASVKVRTGPPDDGDGPDAELGLWAGVLPMRTEWGEPEPDPALSEHVPVPPHITHLTTQAVPLVSRRTSPKHRIHERGTST, encoded by the coding sequence ATGACTGAGGAGACACTAGGCACCCTCCTGCCCGTCACGGAGCGCACCCGCCATCGACGCCTGCGGGAGCAGGGCAGCCGGAGCCGGGCGGATCTCGACGCCATCCTGGACACGGGGTTCCTGTGCCATCTCGGCGTGGTCGTCGACGGCGCCCCGATGGTGGTCCCGACCGTGTACGGAGCGGATGAGAGCACTGTCTATTTTCATGGCTCGGTGGCAAGCCGGAGCCTGCTCGCCGCGCCGAACGCGCCGGTGTGCCTGACCGTCACGCACGTCGACGGCCTCGTGCTGGCGCGCTCGGTGTTCGAGCACGGGGTCAACTACCGCAGCGCGATGATCTACGGCATACCGCGAGCCGTGACCGACCCCGAGGAGAAGCTCTACGGCTTGCGCTGCCTCACCGAGCACGCCTCCGCGGGCCAGTGGGGCTACGCACGCCTCCCCAACCGCAAGGAACTCGCGGCGACCTCACTGCTGGCACTCCCTCTCGACGAGGCCTCCGTCAAGGTGCGCACCGGCCCGCCGGACGACGGCGACGGACCCGACGCCGAACTGGGCCTATGGGCGGGCGTTCTCCCCATGCGTACGGAATGGGGAGAACCGGAACCGGACCCGGCGCTCTCGGAGCACGTCCCCGTACCGCCCCACATCACCCATCTCACCACTCAAGCCGTCCCGCTCGTCAGCCGCCGCACTTCACCGAAACATCGGATCCATGAACGAGGAACGTCAACATGA
- a CDS encoding helix-turn-helix transcriptional regulator yields the protein MCKPEWRRARVQAQRLADLARLRRVRDRIDREYAQPLNVEALARDVNMSAGHLSRQFRAAYGESPYAYLMTRRIERATALLRRGDLSVTEVCFAVGCASLGTFTTRFTELVGMPPGAFRRQTADAAADHADAAGTARDAGSAIKVEGMPACVAKQVSRPVRNREAPAAAQPLA from the coding sequence ATGTGTAAGCCTGAATGGCGGCGTGCTCGCGTCCAGGCGCAGCGCCTGGCTGATCTCGCGCGGCTGCGCCGCGTCCGCGACCGGATCGACAGGGAATACGCGCAGCCGCTGAACGTGGAGGCGCTCGCCCGTGATGTGAACATGTCCGCCGGGCATCTCAGCCGGCAGTTCCGGGCCGCCTACGGTGAGTCGCCGTACGCGTACCTGATGACGCGTCGCATCGAGCGGGCGACGGCGCTGCTGCGGCGGGGCGACCTCAGCGTCACCGAGGTCTGCTTCGCGGTCGGCTGCGCGTCGCTGGGCACGTTCACCACCCGCTTCACCGAGCTGGTCGGCATGCCGCCCGGGGCCTTCCGGCGCCAGACGGCGGATGCGGCGGCCGACCATGCCGATGCTGCGGGTACGGCCCGCGATGCGGGGTCGGCGATCAAGGTGGAGGGGATGCCGGCGTGCGTGGCGAAGCAAGTCTCCAGACCGGTCAGGAATCGAGAAGCCCCGGCCGCCGCGCAGCCCCTAGCGTGA
- a CDS encoding recombinase family protein, protein MDALLRTGVDRDYIHVDTASGAKASRPKLDLVLQLLREGDTLKVTRLDRLSRSVLHPATLGADLGERGIGLHVIEQSIDTSTMEGRAMFGMLIVLAELQRELIVAHTNDGLASARARGRVGGRRPKLTADQATLAQRLYDEREKTVQQIADMFGVPRSTAYGHLDKTKTVPRQPKKTAATKS, encoded by the coding sequence ATCGACGCCCTGCTGCGGACCGGCGTCGACCGCGACTACATCCACGTCGACACCGCGAGCGGCGCGAAGGCGTCCAGGCCGAAGCTCGATCTCGTGCTCCAGCTGCTGCGCGAGGGCGACACGCTGAAGGTCACCCGGCTCGACCGGCTCTCTCGCTCGGTGCTGCACCCGGCGACCCTCGGCGCGGACCTGGGCGAGCGCGGCATCGGGCTGCACGTGATCGAGCAGAGCATCGACACCTCCACCATGGAGGGGCGGGCCATGTTCGGGATGCTGATCGTGCTCGCCGAGCTCCAGCGCGAGCTGATCGTGGCCCACACCAACGACGGGCTCGCCTCCGCGCGCGCCCGCGGCAGGGTCGGCGGGCGCCGGCCGAAGCTCACCGCGGACCAGGCCACGCTCGCCCAACGGCTCTACGACGAGCGGGAGAAGACCGTCCAGCAGATCGCCGACATGTTCGGCGTGCCAAGGTCGACGGCGTACGGGCACCTCGACAAGACCAAGACCGTGCCCCGACAGCCCAAGAAGACCGCGGCCACGAAGTCCTGA